A genomic region of Bernardetia sp. ABR2-2B contains the following coding sequences:
- a CDS encoding ABC transporter transmembrane domain-containing protein, with the protein MKNTNGKENINIDGQSEKTESAQEESIKDAKEINKEDEHKKRKLNKESIQYLMGIYKYMMPYKGYFFSGMICLFLSSVVLLAFPELTGNLIDVATGDESFLLDSINQITMALLVVIVIQVIFSFLRVYLFAQVSEYSMADIRKALYQKYLSLPMSFYDKHRSGELMSRITADVALLQDTFSVTLAEFFRQIITLVVGLGILFFKTPKLTFFMLGVMPVLIIGAIIFGKFIRKLSKKTQDQLAISNIIVEETIQAIATVKAFTNEIFETKRYSSTQQVVVQTALKAATYRGAFVSFIVFAIFGSITAVFWYGATLLAAGDLTSGDLISFIIYSMFIAGSIGGLGNIYGQIQKAIGASERVLEILGEDSESEVTYNSENSSTNQKPIQGDISFKDVRFSYPTRTDVEVLKGINFEIKAGEKIALVGHSGAGKSTIIQLLERFYEPQNGTIEVDGKSNLEYDLSFYRSAIGIVPQEILLFGGTIRENIAYGKPTATEEEIISAAKQANAFKFIETFPEGLETLVGERGVKLSGGQRQRIAIARAILRNPKILILDEATSSLDAESEQLVQEALDTLMKNRTTIIIAHRLATIRKVDTIYVIENGQISEQGTHESLVNQEGTYNQLVRLQLLEV; encoded by the coding sequence CTGAATCTGCCCAAGAAGAATCTATAAAAGATGCTAAAGAAATAAATAAAGAAGACGAACACAAAAAACGAAAACTCAACAAAGAAAGTATTCAGTATTTAATGGGTATTTATAAATACATGATGCCCTACAAAGGATATTTCTTTAGTGGAATGATTTGTCTTTTCTTATCTAGTGTGGTGCTTTTGGCATTTCCAGAGCTTACAGGAAATCTAATTGATGTAGCGACAGGCGATGAGAGTTTTTTGTTGGATAGCATTAATCAAATTACGATGGCTTTGCTTGTCGTGATTGTTATTCAAGTTATTTTTTCATTTTTGAGAGTGTATTTATTTGCTCAAGTAAGTGAATATTCAATGGCTGATATTCGTAAGGCTTTGTATCAAAAATACTTGTCTTTGCCAATGAGCTTTTATGACAAGCACCGTTCAGGAGAACTTATGAGCCGAATTACGGCAGATGTTGCGCTTCTTCAAGATACTTTTTCGGTTACTTTAGCAGAGTTTTTTCGTCAGATAATTACGCTTGTTGTTGGTTTGGGAATTTTGTTTTTCAAGACACCAAAACTTACTTTTTTTATGCTAGGCGTAATGCCAGTCCTAATTATTGGAGCAATTATTTTTGGTAAATTTATTCGCAAACTCTCCAAGAAAACACAAGACCAACTCGCCATTTCAAATATTATTGTTGAAGAAACAATTCAAGCTATCGCAACGGTAAAAGCATTTACTAACGAAATTTTCGAAACAAAAAGATATTCTTCTACACAACAAGTCGTCGTACAAACAGCTCTTAAAGCAGCTACCTACCGTGGTGCTTTTGTTTCTTTTATTGTCTTTGCCATTTTTGGAAGTATTACAGCTGTTTTTTGGTATGGCGCAACTCTTCTGGCAGCAGGAGATTTGACTTCTGGAGATTTAATTTCATTTATTATTTATTCTATGTTTATTGCTGGTTCTATTGGAGGGCTAGGAAATATTTATGGACAAATACAAAAAGCAATTGGAGCATCAGAACGAGTTTTAGAAATACTAGGAGAAGATTCTGAATCAGAAGTAACTTATAATTCAGAAAACTCTAGTACAAATCAAAAGCCTATTCAAGGAGATATTTCTTTTAAAGATGTTCGTTTTTCTTATCCTACACGTACTGATGTAGAAGTTTTGAAAGGAATTAATTTTGAGATAAAAGCAGGAGAAAAAATTGCTTTAGTTGGGCACAGTGGAGCAGGAAAATCTACGATTATTCAGCTTTTAGAGCGTTTTTATGAACCACAAAATGGAACAATAGAAGTTGATGGAAAAAGTAATTTAGAGTATGATTTGAGTTTTTATCGTTCTGCTATCGGAATTGTACCCCAAGAAATTTTGCTTTTCGGAGGAACAATTAGAGAAAATATAGCCTACGGAAAACCAACAGCAACAGAAGAAGAAATTATTTCAGCAGCAAAACAGGCAAATGCCTTTAAGTTTATTGAAACTTTCCCAGAAGGATTAGAAACATTGGTAGGAGAACGTGGCGTAAAGCTTTCAGGAGGGCAGCGTCAAAGAATTGCTATTGCAAGAGCTATTCTACGCAATCCAAAAATATTGATTTTAGATGAGGCGACAAGTTCTTTAGATGCCGAATCTGAACAACTGGTACAGGAAGCATTAGATACATTAATGAAAAACCGAACTACAATAATTATTGCTCATCGTTTGGCTACCATTAGAAAGGTAGATACAATTTATGTCATCGAAAACGGACAAATCAGCGAACAAGGAACACACGAGAGTTTGGTAAATCAGGAAGGAACATATAATCAACTGGTTCGTCTGCAGCTTTTAGAAGTTTAG
- a CDS encoding superoxide dismutase — protein MSMDKRTFLKTAGLATIGIILNPLSACDSSKKTDAITGADTTAVLAENGLFTLKSPFELPALPYDFAALAPNIDKQTMEIHHGKHHQGYVNKLNKAIEGTGFANQNLLEILENVSDNDTAVRNNGGGHYNHSLFWESLSPKNQVATDNLKAALEKDFGSYEAFQNEFTAEAKGVFGSGWAWLCKANDGKLFITSTPNQDNPLMKNLAEQTGTPLLGLDVWEHAYYLNYQNKRTEYIENFYKIINWEKIEERFNA, from the coding sequence ATGTCAATGGACAAACGTACTTTTCTCAAAACGGCAGGACTTGCCACTATCGGAATTATCTTGAATCCTCTTTCGGCTTGTGATTCTTCCAAAAAAACAGATGCTATTACTGGCGCAGATACAACTGCTGTTTTAGCTGAAAATGGACTTTTTACACTCAAATCTCCTTTTGAGCTTCCTGCTTTGCCTTATGATTTTGCTGCTTTAGCTCCAAATATAGATAAGCAAACAATGGAAATTCATCATGGTAAACATCATCAAGGATATGTAAACAAACTCAATAAAGCCATTGAAGGAACTGGTTTTGCAAATCAGAATCTATTAGAAATATTAGAAAATGTATCAGATAACGACACAGCCGTTCGTAATAACGGAGGTGGACATTACAATCACAGTCTTTTTTGGGAATCTTTATCGCCAAAAAATCAAGTAGCGACAGATAACTTGAAAGCAGCTTTAGAAAAAGATTTTGGTTCTTACGAAGCTTTTCAAAATGAATTTACGGCAGAAGCAAAAGGAGTCTTTGGTTCGGGTTGGGCGTGGCTTTGTAAGGCTAATGATGGAAAACTCTTTATTACTTCTACACCAAACCAAGATAATCCATTAATGAAAAATCTAGCCGAGCAGACTGGTACACCACTTCTAGGGCTTGACGTTTGGGAACATGCTTATTATCTCAACTATCAAAACAAGCGTACTGAATACATTGAGAATTTTTATAAAATAATCAACTGGGAAAAAATTGAAGAGCGTTTTAATGCTTAG
- a CDS encoding T9SS type A sorting domain-containing protein yields MNYSKSIQKYFLILIFSILTFQSSFSQTISPPFQEVSAVPINGSSGSVFFDINATGEWFLNSNNANVHLLGSGNDVFRFDYGLNDTPNDRTYTLNLYNTATVQGSVSSVTVTPNIITFPPNVTPDFGFLEANPYFFGDPLIPSYISATFQQVSGNDYEIIVNIIEAGLGYTEAQYPIRLVGGGSDASIVATGFTPAIFRADENGELVWNNNNGTKTLFTNRAGTDNEVQYSGGEAYVLPPNIELIGWSSSLPTPIFETEVIDGVVNSVTILPIGGFTPNAEYACTINIVPSFTIDVEAIVNIDNPTTNLTPVSSAVVSQLGNEEYYSVTGKVFRDMNGNQVQDSGEEGIAGVFINSSSVPYSCVYTDTEGNYQLNFPRAFGNTVIFSPQITEATPTERTVTLSNANPSVTEQNFAIGATGGRVGGIIISQEGARILPNQNYNYQILLDNPTNSAQTISATFTPDSRFEIVSSSVDFGDNNPASFSVDVPAYSNQTIDVVLESNENLTNGEFIRHNLAINSPTGRYNEQTQLTQQIDENLEANDLNFSLLSTPILTQEEVSAENEFTYHLYKGNNAPEQTAYTEVVIYLNEDADMSKFDILKSSLEFRNVRVSSSKTIRFDLKSNPSEATPFSLLFDLVSEQTDLRVYALLNYYNGFGNIISSDISSIIETKIDSNPSPQQLIGIFKSEEGSELSWVANDGFSNFVVSRKSETETEFKEVAQLGGTERNWLDTQVSPSTSYTYKVQGKHDAAESDFSNEVIVQTDETITAINDKQSSRITLYPNPSENTIYFRGTESLSISHIEIIDLLGNRIIKATNSSNLDISNLKSGMYVVRFVSEKGIFTKTFCKM; encoded by the coding sequence ATGAATTATTCTAAATCTATCCAAAAGTATTTCTTAATACTAATTTTTTCAATCCTTACATTTCAATCTAGTTTCTCACAAACTATAAGTCCTCCCTTTCAAGAAGTGTCTGCTGTACCTATTAACGGAAGCAGTGGAAGCGTGTTTTTTGATATAAATGCTACTGGAGAGTGGTTTCTTAATAGTAATAATGCTAATGTACATTTGTTAGGTAGTGGAAATGATGTCTTTAGATTTGATTATGGTTTGAATGATACACCAAACGATCGTACCTATACACTTAATTTGTACAATACAGCTACAGTACAAGGAAGCGTATCATCTGTAACTGTAACTCCTAATATTATTACCTTTCCCCCAAATGTGACACCAGATTTTGGATTTTTAGAAGCTAATCCTTATTTTTTTGGAGATCCTCTGATTCCTAGTTACATATCTGCAACTTTTCAACAAGTAAGTGGAAATGATTATGAAATAATTGTAAATATAATCGAAGCTGGATTAGGATATACAGAAGCTCAATATCCTATTCGTTTAGTAGGAGGAGGAAGTGATGCTAGTATTGTTGCCACAGGATTTACTCCTGCTATATTTAGAGCAGATGAGAATGGAGAGCTTGTTTGGAATAATAACAATGGAACAAAAACTTTATTTACAAATAGGGCAGGTACAGATAATGAAGTGCAATATTCAGGAGGTGAGGCTTATGTGTTACCACCAAACATAGAGTTAATAGGCTGGTCAAGTTCTTTACCTACTCCGATATTTGAAACAGAGGTTATAGATGGGGTTGTTAATTCAGTTACTATCTTGCCGATAGGAGGATTCACACCAAATGCAGAATATGCTTGTACAATTAATATTGTTCCTTCATTTACAATAGATGTAGAAGCAATAGTCAATATAGATAACCCTACTACAAACCTTACTCCTGTGAGTAGTGCTGTTGTTTCTCAGCTAGGAAATGAAGAGTATTATTCAGTAACTGGAAAAGTATTTAGAGATATGAACGGAAACCAAGTACAAGATAGTGGGGAAGAAGGCATTGCAGGTGTTTTTATAAATAGTAGTAGTGTTCCCTACTCTTGTGTTTATACCGATACAGAAGGCAATTATCAATTAAATTTTCCTCGTGCTTTTGGGAATACAGTTATATTTTCTCCTCAAATAACAGAAGCTACACCAACAGAGAGAACAGTAACATTATCAAATGCCAATCCATCAGTAACAGAACAAAACTTTGCTATTGGAGCTACTGGAGGAAGAGTAGGAGGAATTATTATCTCACAAGAAGGAGCTAGAATATTACCTAACCAAAACTATAATTATCAGATTTTATTAGACAACCCTACTAATTCTGCTCAGACTATTTCGGCTACTTTTACGCCTGATAGTCGTTTTGAGATAGTGAGTAGTAGTGTAGATTTTGGCGATAATAATCCTGCTTCTTTTTCAGTTGATGTCCCTGCTTATTCTAATCAAACGATAGATGTCGTTTTGGAATCTAATGAAAACCTTACGAATGGAGAATTTATACGACACAATCTTGCCATAAACAGCCCAACAGGAAGGTATAACGAACAGACGCAGCTTACACAGCAGATAGATGAAAATTTAGAAGCAAACGATTTGAATTTTTCACTTTTATCTACTCCAATACTGACACAAGAAGAAGTTTCGGCAGAAAATGAATTTACTTATCATCTCTATAAGGGAAATAATGCTCCAGAGCAAACAGCTTATACAGAAGTTGTAATTTATCTGAATGAAGATGCCGATATGAGTAAATTTGACATCTTAAAAAGTAGTTTAGAGTTTAGAAACGTCAGAGTATCAAGTAGCAAAACAATTCGTTTTGATTTGAAAAGTAATCCAAGCGAAGCAACTCCTTTTTCACTTTTATTTGATTTAGTAAGCGAACAAACTGATTTACGTGTTTATGCACTTCTGAATTATTACAACGGCTTTGGAAATATTATTTCCTCTGATATTTCTTCTATTATTGAAACCAAAATAGATAGTAATCCTAGCCCACAGCAGCTTATCGGCATTTTTAAGTCAGAGGAAGGCAGTGAGTTGAGTTGGGTAGCAAATGATGGTTTTTCAAACTTTGTTGTTTCAAGAAAAAGTGAAACCGAAACTGAATTTAAAGAAGTAGCTCAACTAGGTGGAACAGAAAGAAACTGGTTAGATACGCAAGTAAGTCCAAGCACGTCGTACACGTATAAAGTACAAGGAAAACACGATGCTGCTGAATCTGATTTTTCTAATGAAGTTATCGTTCAGACAGATGAAACCATCACAGCTATTAATGATAAGCAAAGTAGCAGAATAACACTTTATCCTAACCCAAGTGAAAATACTATTTATTTTAGAGGAACAGAATCACTTTCTATTTCTCATATTGAGATTATAGATTTGTTAGGAAATAGAATTATTAAAGCTACAAATTCATCAAATTTGGATATTAGTAACTTGAAAAGTGGAATGTATGTCGTACGTTTTGTATCTGAAAAAGGTATATTTACAAAGACGTTTTGTAAAATGTAA
- a CDS encoding transketolase family protein encodes MKKYTFEKKNDTRSGFGDGLTELGKTNPKVVALCADLIGSLKMGDFQKQFSERFYQVGIAEANMMGIAAGLTIGGWIPFTGTFANFSTGRVYDQIRQSIAYSGKNVKICASHAGITLGEDGATHQILEDIGMMQMLPHMTVINPCDYNQTKAATLAIADHQGPVYLRFGRPKVPVFMPTDQKFEIGKAITLQEGTDVTIFATGHLVWEAIQAHEELLKEGISAEIINIHTIKPLDREAILKSVSKTKCAVSAEEHQIMGGLGSSIAQTLVMNNPVPMEFVGVNDSFGESGTPDELMIKYGLTSSDIIKKAKAVLERKAKLATV; translated from the coding sequence ATGAAAAAATATACTTTCGAAAAGAAAAACGATACTCGTTCGGGTTTCGGCGACGGACTTACAGAACTAGGCAAAACAAATCCTAAAGTAGTTGCACTTTGTGCCGACCTTATTGGTTCACTCAAGATGGGGGACTTTCAAAAGCAGTTTTCAGAGCGTTTTTATCAAGTTGGCATTGCAGAAGCCAATATGATGGGTATTGCAGCAGGTCTTACTATCGGTGGCTGGATTCCATTTACAGGAACTTTTGCCAATTTTTCAACAGGTAGAGTATATGACCAAATCCGTCAGTCAATTGCTTATTCAGGTAAAAATGTCAAAATTTGTGCTTCTCACGCAGGTATTACACTTGGCGAAGATGGAGCGACACACCAAATTTTGGAAGATATTGGAATGATGCAAATGCTTCCTCACATGACTGTAATTAACCCATGTGATTATAACCAAACAAAAGCAGCTACTTTAGCAATTGCAGACCATCAAGGACCTGTTTATTTGCGTTTTGGTCGTCCTAAAGTGCCTGTTTTTATGCCTACTGACCAAAAATTTGAGATAGGAAAAGCAATCACTCTACAAGAAGGAACAGACGTTACTATTTTTGCAACAGGTCATTTAGTTTGGGAAGCTATCCAAGCACATGAAGAATTATTGAAAGAAGGAATTTCTGCCGAAATAATTAATATTCATACAATAAAGCCATTGGATAGAGAAGCAATTTTGAAATCAGTTTCGAAAACAAAATGCGCTGTTTCTGCCGAAGAGCATCAAATTATGGGTGGTTTGGGAAGTAGTATTGCACAAACTTTAGTTATGAATAATCCTGTTCCAATGGAGTTTGTAGGTGTAAATGATAGTTTCGGAGAAAGTGGAACTCCAGACGAACTAATGATAAAATATGGACTTACTTCAAGTGATATTATCAAAAAAGCAAAAGCTGTCTTAGAACGTAAAGCTAAATTAGCTACCGTTTAA
- a CDS encoding succinylglutamate desuccinylase/aspartoacylase family protein, giving the protein MKDEFPNYHKDIVIDGIAVAVGEEKQINLNIAKLPSRTSIDTPVFVYRSKKPGKTLLLIAGMHGDEINGVEIIRQLISKELIVPKRGTVIAIPLLNIYGFLNFSREVPDGKDINRSFPGSKEGSLASRVAHALTNEVLPHIDLGLDFHTGGGRINNFSQLRCLLTEGNNEEYARAFAPHFILNSKLRDKSLRGLAQKMGKSILVYEGGESQRLNRAPVKEGMRGAVRLMHHLNMIDKEDMLKMRGADRITEPVILERSSWMRAKFSGLFRSFVRNGSMIEEGQVIGSLTDPFGELHHDIICKQRCHIVAINHQAVVNQGDAIFHLGKTS; this is encoded by the coding sequence ATGAAAGACGAATTTCCAAATTACCACAAAGATATTGTTATCGATGGTATTGCAGTAGCAGTAGGCGAAGAAAAGCAAATCAACCTCAATATTGCAAAACTTCCTTCACGTACTTCTATTGATACACCTGTCTTTGTTTATCGTTCTAAAAAACCTGGAAAGACACTGCTTCTTATTGCAGGAATGCATGGCGACGAAATAAATGGAGTTGAAATAATAAGGCAGCTAATTTCAAAGGAACTAATTGTCCCCAAGCGTGGAACTGTCATTGCTATTCCTCTTCTGAATATTTATGGATTTCTCAATTTTTCTAGAGAAGTTCCTGATGGAAAAGATATTAATAGAAGCTTTCCAGGGAGTAAAGAAGGTTCACTTGCTAGTCGTGTAGCTCATGCACTTACCAATGAAGTATTACCTCATATTGATTTAGGATTAGATTTTCATACAGGAGGAGGAAGAATAAATAACTTTTCGCAGCTTCGTTGTTTGCTCACTGAGGGTAATAATGAAGAGTATGCTCGTGCTTTTGCACCTCATTTTATCCTTAACTCTAAACTAAGAGATAAGTCGCTTCGTGGTCTTGCCCAAAAAATGGGAAAATCTATTTTGGTCTATGAAGGAGGAGAATCCCAACGTCTAAATCGTGCGCCAGTAAAAGAAGGAATGCGTGGAGCAGTTCGTTTGATGCACCATTTGAATATGATAGATAAAGAAGATATGCTCAAAATGCGTGGTGCAGACAGAATTACAGAACCTGTTATTTTAGAACGTAGTTCTTGGATGAGAGCCAAATTCTCAGGTCTTTTTAGGTCATTTGTAAGGAATGGTTCGATGATAGAAGAAGGTCAGGTTATTGGAAGTCTGACAGACCCTTTTGGAGAACTTCATCACGATATTATTTGCAAACAAAGATGTCATATTGTTGCAATCAATCATCAAGCAGTCGTTAATCAAGGTGATGCTATTTTTCACTTAGGTAAAACAAGTTAG
- a CDS encoding MerR family transcriptional regulator gives MRDTNTYSIRDLENLTGIRAHTIRMWEQRYELVTPKRTDTNIRYYDSEDLKYMLNVALLNNNGVRISKIAKMSEDEVYVKVRETLSRTSDYQSQISALTAATIDINEEQFERIMSTSILQFGFEKTMLNIIYPFLSRIGMLWTTNAINPAQEHFITGLIRQKIIVAIDGQYRDKSSGTGKKYILFLPSGELHEISLLFSYYLLKVRGNEVIYLGQNLPLKDLQEVHATHKPATLVTIITSSPSANAVEEYLFEIGERFPDADVLVSGFQVMGQDYKTSKNVHILQKPQDLISYAEDRATE, from the coding sequence GTGCGAGATACAAATACTTATTCGATACGAGATTTAGAAAATCTAACAGGCATTAGGGCGCATACCATCAGAATGTGGGAGCAGCGTTATGAACTTGTTACTCCTAAAAGAACAGACACAAATATTCGTTATTACGATTCCGAAGACTTGAAATATATGCTCAATGTGGCATTGCTCAATAATAATGGAGTTCGTATTTCGAAGATTGCCAAAATGTCTGAAGACGAGGTTTATGTAAAAGTAAGAGAAACCCTCTCAAGAACCTCTGATTATCAATCACAGATTAGTGCACTTACGGCAGCTACTATTGATATTAATGAAGAGCAGTTTGAACGAATCATGTCCACAAGTATTTTACAGTTTGGCTTTGAAAAAACAATGCTAAACATTATCTATCCTTTCTTGAGTAGAATAGGAATGCTTTGGACGACAAATGCCATTAATCCTGCACAAGAACATTTCATTACAGGGCTTATTCGTCAGAAAATTATTGTAGCAATAGATGGACAATATAGAGATAAATCTTCTGGAACAGGAAAAAAATACATTCTATTTTTGCCTAGTGGAGAGCTTCACGAAATTTCTCTTTTATTTTCTTATTACCTTTTGAAAGTAAGAGGAAATGAAGTGATTTATTTAGGTCAAAACCTTCCTTTGAAAGATTTACAAGAAGTACATGCTACTCACAAACCAGCTACTTTAGTAACTATTATTACCTCTTCTCCAAGTGCAAATGCCGTAGAAGAATACCTATTTGAGATTGGTGAGCGTTTTCCAGATGCTGATGTATTAGTTTCTGGTTTTCAAGTAATGGGACAAGATTATAAGACTTCTAAAAATGTTCATATTTTACAAAAACCACAAGATTTGATTTCTTATGCAGAAGATAGAGCCACTGAATAA
- a CDS encoding iron-sulfur cluster assembly accessory protein produces MIPVTISDKAFSHIQTILETKSIPKEYGLRLIVQGGNGCSGVNFRLGFDKKKEEDESYFLENPVATDSTKDNLEVIYQKKDMLFLIGLEIDFEERNTEQGFVFQPKALK; encoded by the coding sequence ATGATTCCTGTTACAATTTCTGATAAAGCATTTTCTCATATTCAAACTATCTTGGAGACCAAAAGTATTCCTAAAGAATACGGATTACGTTTGATTGTACAGGGTGGAAATGGATGTAGTGGAGTAAACTTTCGTCTAGGTTTTGATAAGAAAAAAGAGGAAGATGAATCTTATTTTTTAGAAAATCCTGTGGCTACTGATTCTACTAAAGACAATCTAGAAGTTATTTATCAAAAGAAAGATATGTTATTTCTGATAGGTTTAGAAATTGATTTTGAAGAAAGAAATACAGAACAAGGATTTGTCTTTCAACCGAAAGCCTTAAAATAA
- a CDS encoding DUF2141 domain-containing protein, producing MKKIFLAVFLIATFMVSSTAVAQHTLTVEVTNIKSNKGTIMIALFKGEAGFPKDDSKAIKKMKVAIKDNKATINFTALEAGDYAFALFHDENGNNEMDSNMFGIPKEGYGFSTNFKPKVSAPDFDEADFKIEGDTVQKVKIIN from the coding sequence ATGAAAAAAATATTTCTTGCAGTTTTTCTTATCGCTACTTTTATGGTTTCATCAACAGCAGTTGCACAGCATACACTCACAGTAGAAGTAACAAATATAAAAAGTAATAAAGGAACAATCATGATAGCTCTTTTTAAAGGAGAAGCTGGTTTTCCAAAAGATGATTCTAAGGCTATCAAAAAAATGAAAGTAGCTATCAAAGATAACAAAGCAACAATTAACTTTACAGCATTAGAAGCTGGAGATTATGCTTTTGCACTATTCCACGATGAAAATGGAAATAATGAAATGGATAGCAATATGTTCGGAATTCCAAAAGAAGGATATGGATTCTCTACTAATTTCAAACCAAAAGTAAGCGCACCAGACTTTGATGAAGCTGACTTCAAAATAGAAGGGGACACAGTCCAAAAAGTCAAGATTATTAACTAA
- the cobT gene encoding nicotinate-nucleotide--dimethylbenzimidazole phosphoribosyltransferase, whose translation MSLSFTISAPSLGFRPELQRKINQKTKPIGSLGRLEGIALQIGLIQQTLSPSLIKPHIVVFAADHGIAESGVSQYPQEVTHQMVKNFLEGGAAINTFCGQNSIELVVTDAGVKGNFDKKQDNFLDLKIAHGTNNFLEKPAMNEKECWKCIEQGSTVVKEIAKKGTNIIGFGEMGIGNTSSASLILHHLTGLKLVECVGSGTGLNERGIDKKLTILKQADRKYPKNMKPFEVLTTFGGFEIAHMVGGMLEAAQQKMIVLVDGFIATAAAMMAHALYPQSKEYMIFSHQSGEYGHAHMLEHLRVMPLLLLGMRLGEGTGCAIAYPLLESAVNFLNNMSSFAAAGVSETKKN comes from the coding sequence ATGTCCTTGTCTTTCACTATTTCTGCTCCTTCTTTGGGTTTTCGCCCAGAGTTACAACGAAAAATTAATCAAAAAACTAAGCCTATTGGCTCTTTAGGAAGGTTAGAAGGTATTGCTCTTCAAATAGGACTTATCCAACAGACACTCTCTCCCAGTCTAATCAAACCTCATATTGTTGTTTTTGCTGCTGACCACGGAATTGCAGAAAGTGGTGTCAGTCAATACCCACAGGAAGTAACACATCAAATGGTAAAGAATTTCTTAGAAGGAGGGGCAGCAATCAATACTTTTTGTGGGCAGAATAGCATCGAACTTGTAGTAACAGACGCAGGAGTAAAAGGAAACTTTGATAAAAAACAAGATAATTTTTTAGATTTAAAAATAGCACATGGTACAAATAACTTTTTAGAAAAACCTGCTATGAATGAAAAAGAATGTTGGAAGTGTATTGAGCAGGGAAGCACAGTTGTAAAAGAAATTGCTAAAAAAGGAACAAATATTATTGGCTTTGGAGAAATGGGAATTGGAAATACTTCTTCGGCTTCTCTTATTTTGCATCATCTTACAGGACTAAAACTTGTTGAATGTGTAGGAAGTGGAACAGGTCTAAATGAAAGAGGAATAGATAAAAAACTAACTATTTTGAAACAAGCTGATCGAAAATATCCAAAAAACATGAAACCTTTCGAAGTATTGACTACTTTTGGTGGTTTCGAAATTGCTCATATGGTAGGTGGGATGCTTGAAGCTGCACAACAAAAAATGATTGTTTTGGTAGATGGTTTTATTGCAACTGCTGCTGCCATGATGGCACATGCACTTTATCCACAAAGTAAAGAATATATGATTTTCTCTCATCAGTCTGGCGAGTACGGACATGCTCATATGTTAGAGCATTTGAGAGTGATGCCACTTCTTTTATTAGGAATGCGTTTGGGAGAAGGAACAGGTTGTGCAATTGCTTACCCTCTTTTAGAGTCGGCTGTTAATTTTTTAAATAATATGTCTTCCTTTGCAGCAGCTGGAGTTTCAGAAACAAAGAAAAATTAA